A window of the Dickeya dianthicola NCPPB 453 genome harbors these coding sequences:
- the trmA gene encoding tRNA (uridine(54)-C5)-methyltransferase TrmA: MTPEILPIDQYDAQLEEKTGRLGAMMAPFDAPAPAVFRSPVSHYRMRAEFRIWHDGDDLYHIIFDQQTKQRIRVDQFPAASELINRLMPALLSALRAEPVLRRKLFQIDYLSTLSGEIAVSLLYHKALDDEWQQHARLLRDQLREQGFALQLMGRATKTKICLDRDYVDECLPVAGRQMIYRQVENSFTQPNAMMNIQMLEWALSVTQGSTGDLLELYCGNGNFSLALARNFERVLATEIAKPSVAAAQYNIAANQIDNVQIIRMAAEEFTQAMNGVRQFNRLQGIDLAGYRCETIFVDPPRSGLDDGTVKLVQAYPRILYISCNPETLRANLETLSQTHRISQLALFDQFPYTHHMECGVLLEKRQ, translated from the coding sequence ATGACGCCAGAGATTCTGCCCATCGATCAGTATGACGCCCAGCTTGAAGAAAAAACCGGGCGCCTCGGTGCCATGATGGCGCCATTCGATGCGCCAGCGCCGGCCGTGTTCCGCTCACCGGTCAGTCACTACCGGATGCGGGCGGAATTTCGGATCTGGCATGATGGCGATGATCTGTACCACATTATTTTTGATCAGCAGACCAAACAGCGGATCCGGGTCGATCAGTTTCCGGCCGCCAGCGAGTTGATCAACCGCCTGATGCCCGCGCTGCTCAGTGCGCTGCGAGCCGAGCCGGTACTGCGGCGCAAGCTATTTCAGATTGATTATCTCTCCACACTCAGCGGCGAGATCGCAGTCTCGTTGCTGTACCACAAAGCGCTGGACGACGAATGGCAACAGCATGCTCGTCTCCTGCGTGATCAACTGCGCGAGCAGGGTTTTGCCCTACAGCTGATGGGCCGCGCCACCAAAACCAAAATTTGTCTGGATCGGGATTATGTGGATGAGTGCCTGCCGGTTGCAGGACGCCAGATGATTTATCGTCAGGTGGAAAACAGCTTCACCCAGCCCAATGCGATGATGAATATCCAGATGCTGGAGTGGGCGCTATCGGTCACGCAAGGTTCGACAGGCGATTTGCTGGAACTGTACTGCGGCAACGGCAACTTCTCGCTGGCGCTGGCGCGCAATTTCGAGCGGGTGCTGGCAACCGAAATCGCCAAGCCGTCGGTAGCGGCGGCGCAATACAATATTGCCGCCAATCAGATTGATAATGTGCAGATTATTCGCATGGCGGCAGAGGAATTTACTCAGGCTATGAACGGGGTACGTCAGTTCAACCGCCTGCAAGGCATCGATCTGGCGGGCTATCGCTGTGAAACCATCTTTGTCGATCCGCCTCGCAGCGGCCTGGACGACGGCACAGTAAAACTGGTGCAGGCGTATCCGCGCATTCTGTACATCTCCTGCAACCCGGAAACACTGCGCGCCAACCTGGAAACGCTGAGTCAGACGCACCGAATCAGCCAGTTGGCGCTGTTTGACCAGTTCCCTTATACCCACCACATGGAATGCGGCGTGTTACTGGAAAAGCGCCAGTAA